The following DNA comes from Chitinophaga nivalis.
AGCTGGAAGAAAAGGATAAAACCTCTTCCAAAAAAGGAGCACACCTCTATCGTTTCGATGCACAGAAATATGAAGCCCTGCAACGAAAGGGGCTGGTATTTGAGATTTAACGAAGGTATCCCCCTGACAGATAAGTCATCTGTATATTCTTTTTTTGCCACAAATCCGCCAGCTACGGGCCTTTCCACAGGCTGGTAAGATCATTGTGCTGGTGTCTGGTGAACGTGTTTATATTTTTTTTTCGGCGGGGTGTCAAAATAAACAATATCTTAAAGTGTAGAAAGAACGTTTGGCACAGGAATAATAAAATGGCCGGAACCCCATAGACGATATCTGTTTACCTTACTGGTGTATTGATGAACCTATTACTATATCTCAAAAGAGGAGGTATGGTGTGGTGGCTGTTGATTCCTGTGACGCTGTCTGCCCAGCACAGTGTTATCTCCGCCATAAAACAGACCTTACCCCGGATCACCGACAGTATTGCTTACGTAGATGCCCTTAACAGGCTTGCCGTACTTTATCAGGCTACCCAGCTGGATAGTTGTGGAGCATATGCCGATAAAGCCCGGGAGATGGCTATACGTATTGATTACAGCGCAGGCAGCGCTATGGCGCTGAGAACCCTGGGTAGTTATTATGCATTTCGCCCGCACCGGTACCTTTCTTCTCTTTTTTATAAAGATGCTTTAGCCGCCAGCCGCGCTGCCGGCGATACGGCCGGCGTAGTACAAACCCTGATGAACCTGGGCCTCTATCACTATTATGAAGGAAAAGAGGAGAAGGCACGGAGTTATATTGACCGGGCGCTGCAGCGTACCTGGAAATTTCAGCTGGACTCTTTACGGGCATTGGTACTGGCCAACTATTATCTTGTGAATGCGGGCGACAGCAGCAGATCGTCTCTGGCACGGAAGGCATTGCAGCAGGCTGGTTTGCTGGCTACCCGGTTTCATGATCACCGCACGTCATTATACGTCCGTTTGCTCCGTTCAGACGTCATGATGCGGAATGGGCAAGTGGAGGCGGCAACAGTGGCATTGAAAAATGTGATGGATACTGCTGCCAGTCAGGGACTGTATTACCTGGCTATGCATGCCGGCATGCAACTGGCTGATTACAGCAGCCGGCTGCACCAGGCGGATTCGCTGGTGTATCTGCAAAAAGCAACCGATTATGCCGTTGCCGGCGGTTATCTGGGTTTGTTGCTCCGCGTCACTACACAGCTCTATCATTATTTTTATCATCACATGGATTATGCCCGGGCGGCAAAATACAGCCGCCTAACCCTGATGATATTAGTACAGCAGCAGGAAGATATGCAGAAGGGAGAAATGGATTACCTGGCCTATGCACAGCAGGATCAGATACTGGACTCGCTCCGGTATACTGCTACCCTGCAGACAAAACAGTTGCACCAAAGTAAGGTAACCAATAATTACTGGTTCTATCTGGGGGTGATGATTGCAGTGGCCACGTTGTTATTATTGCTGTTGTTCCTCTACCTGCTGCAGCTATACCGGGTGTCCAGGCGTAATACCACACAGTTGGTACAACTGGAAGAAGAGATCCGGGAAAAAAATGAAACCCTGCAAACCAATGATGATTTTAAAAATAAACTGATCTCGCTGATAGCACATGATTTCAGAACGCCCTTGTATAATATTGTTAACATCACAGGGTTTGTGGATGAAGATGCATTAACTGTGCACGAAGCAGCGGAGATGATGACAACGGTAGAACAAACGGCTACTTCCACCCTGATAGTATTTGAAGAAATACTGGGATGGATACGTACCCAGCTGTCGGGTTTTGTATACCGGCCATCTTCCTTTATGCTGGCAGATATGCTGACTGCTGTACTGCATGGCTTGCAGTACCTGGCAACAGATAAAGGTGTTACGATAAACCTGGATATTTTACCGGGTACACAGGTGTATGCCGACTTCGAAATGCTGCAATTTATTCACCGTAATTTTTTGCATAATGCGATTAAATTTTCGCCCTCCAATGCGGTGATAACAGTAACGGCTATACGTATAGAAGGGCAACTGGAAGTTGCCTTCGCAGATGAAGGACGGGGAATTGATGCGGCCATACTACCGTATTTGTTTACCCACAAATCCACTGCTGCCAGCGGGGAGAACAACAGCAAAGGAGCCGGCGTCGCATTGATTATCTGCCGGGATTTTATTACGAAGATGAAAGGCACGGTAGGCGTTTCCAATAATAGCGGAAGAGGAAGTACATTTTTTTACCGGTTACCGGATAAACCCTAACAGTCTCGTTATGTGGCAAAAGATAAATGCGTATAGTTGTTTACGTTATATACACATCGTCGCCTGGTGCTGTGTGTTATGCCTGGCTATACCGGCACGGGCGCAACGTACCCAGCTGGCAGTGTTGCAGGCGGAGCTGGTGCAGCCCCGGGATAGTATTGCCTACTGCAATACCCTGGGTAAACTGGCGGCACTATACCAGATGATCAACCTGGATACGAGCTTTATGTATGCTATACAGGAGAAGGAACTGGCGGGTCGTTTGCGGTACCGGCGGGGCGTGGCAGATGCCTATGATGTGATCTGTTTTAATT
Coding sequences within:
- a CDS encoding sensor histidine kinase, whose translation is MNLLLYLKRGGMVWWLLIPVTLSAQHSVISAIKQTLPRITDSIAYVDALNRLAVLYQATQLDSCGAYADKAREMAIRIDYSAGSAMALRTLGSYYAFRPHRYLSSLFYKDALAASRAAGDTAGVVQTLMNLGLYHYYEGKEEKARSYIDRALQRTWKFQLDSLRALVLANYYLVNAGDSSRSSLARKALQQAGLLATRFHDHRTSLYVRLLRSDVMMRNGQVEAATVALKNVMDTAASQGLYYLAMHAGMQLADYSSRLHQADSLVYLQKATDYAVAGGYLGLLLRVTTQLYHYFYHHMDYARAAKYSRLTLMILVQQQEDMQKGEMDYLAYAQQDQILDSLRYTATLQTKQLHQSKVTNNYWFYLGVMIAVATLLLLLLFLYLLQLYRVSRRNTTQLVQLEEEIREKNETLQTNDDFKNKLISLIAHDFRTPLYNIVNITGFVDEDALTVHEAAEMMTTVEQTATSTLIVFEEILGWIRTQLSGFVYRPSSFMLADMLTAVLHGLQYLATDKGVTINLDILPGTQVYADFEMLQFIHRNFLHNAIKFSPSNAVITVTAIRIEGQLEVAFADEGRGIDAAILPYLFTHKSTAASGENNSKGAGVALIICRDFITKMKGTVGVSNNSGRGSTFFYRLPDKP